One Beggiatoa leptomitoformis DNA segment encodes these proteins:
- a CDS encoding class I SAM-dependent methyltransferase, with protein sequence MKPSVTKLLDYYYPFQSDGYRYLDGTYPFYQWIRESIDLPNAVVLNVGAGPTAKEKERRLKGQVKRLVGTDPDVIVLQNKDLDEAYVNDGIQLPFPDASFDAIYSDWVIEHVEKPDEFLKEVYRVLKPNGVYLFRTANWWHYVTLIAAFTPHWFHKLVANRARGMTQESHDPWLTFYRMNTPSAIRQKTQQAGFKQCEVRLFESHPSYLLFNPLAFRVGVLYERLVNKFNWLARFRHTIYVKLIK encoded by the coding sequence ATGAAACCCAGTGTTACTAAACTACTAGATTATTATTATCCTTTTCAATCTGATGGTTATCGTTATTTAGATGGCACTTATCCGTTTTATCAATGGATACGGGAAAGTATTGATTTACCAAATGCAGTTGTTTTGAATGTGGGGGCAGGGCCTACGGCGAAGGAGAAAGAACGCCGATTAAAAGGCCAGGTAAAACGATTGGTTGGGACTGATCCAGATGTAATTGTTTTGCAGAATAAAGATTTAGATGAGGCTTATGTGAATGATGGCATTCAACTGCCGTTTCCCGATGCGTCCTTTGATGCAATTTATTCTGATTGGGTTATTGAGCATGTGGAAAAACCAGATGAATTTTTAAAAGAAGTTTATCGGGTGTTAAAGCCAAATGGCGTGTATTTATTTCGTACAGCAAATTGGTGGCATTATGTAACCTTGATTGCCGCGTTTACCCCACATTGGTTTCATAAATTAGTGGCAAATCGCGCGCGCGGAATGACGCAGGAAAGTCATGACCCTTGGTTGACGTTTTATCGGATGAATACGCCTTCTGCAATTCGTCAAAAAACACAACAAGCGGGTTTTAAACAATGCGAAGTGCGTTTATTTGAGTCGCATCCCAGTTATTTGTTATTTAATCCGCTCGCATTTCGTGTCGGTGTGCTGTATGAGAGGTTAGTCAATAAATTTAATTGGTTGGCACGCTTTCGTCATACAATTTATGTAAAATTGATAAAATAG
- a CDS encoding FkbM family methyltransferase produces the protein METNKHYLQHLTQKFAWLFKLRPMPLATFFVRLLAPDERRRIIETELGLKLYLDPFSHLGHELVTVEQYEPETVAIFKAEIQTGNIVLDIGANEGFFSALAGKLVGNNGLLIAIEPQSRLRDLIEINLRLNQVTNFKIYNNALGGDPNSTIEMKLYPSLNTGASSIVHHYRFAKETELVKFVAIETIFTESQIQQIDFVKVDVEGFEHKVVDVLSPFIQQGKIKKLLLDYHASLLREQGINPFDIHQHLLNNGMFVKLGNPKDLSSYILYEYRAS, from the coding sequence GTGGAAACGAACAAACATTACTTACAACACTTAACACAAAAATTTGCATGGCTTTTTAAGCTCCGTCCTATGCCTTTAGCGACTTTTTTTGTGCGCTTATTAGCCCCAGATGAACGTCGTAGAATTATTGAAACAGAACTCGGGTTAAAATTATATTTAGACCCTTTTTCGCATTTAGGGCATGAATTGGTTACAGTGGAACAATATGAACCTGAAACTGTTGCAATTTTTAAAGCAGAAATTCAAACAGGCAATATTGTTTTAGATATTGGAGCAAATGAAGGCTTTTTTTCTGCATTGGCAGGAAAATTAGTGGGTAATAATGGGCTATTGATTGCTATAGAGCCTCAATCTCGGTTACGTGATTTGATTGAAATTAACTTGCGATTAAATCAAGTTACAAACTTTAAAATCTATAACAATGCGTTAGGGGGAGACCCTAATAGTACGATTGAAATGAAGCTATATCCTAGCTTGAATACAGGGGCTTCTAGTATCGTCCATCATTATCGATTTGCAAAAGAAACTGAATTAGTGAAATTTGTCGCTATTGAGACAATTTTTACAGAATCACAAATTCAACAGATTGATTTTGTAAAAGTAGATGTGGAAGGGTTTGAACATAAAGTGGTAGATGTATTATCGCCTTTTATTCAGCAAGGCAAGATTAAAAAATTGTTATTGGATTATCATGCCTCTTTATTGCGGGAACAAGGTATTAATCCCTTCGATATTCATCAGCATCTATTGAATAATGGGATGTTTGTAAAGCTTGGAAATCCTAAGGATTTATCCTCTTATATTTTATATGAATATCGTGCTAGCTAA
- a CDS encoding glycosyltransferase family 2 protein, which yields MLVYNHAHLVETTIKSILNQNIQGFEFIISDDCSTDTTWDVLQTLATQYPQIRLIRTPYNMGMAGNANFAASHCQREYIALLHHDDEYRTDCFQQWLMIMEQYPDTGFVFNDCEQQGNPHYFSHASCQKNFRPCMQGRPFFEQELLQGFYVPMRGTAMIRRRCWEQLGGMREQFGLLADVDLWMRLARQWSVAYVAEPVINVRHERVKNYPTEYAHFTWRRLKLMHSIHATNIQEYYGKNYRYTAKWWRFRYLVSLENSKWLAYAVVRKRWQMLRDAHEVASPYEFFPVKWLRFILSHSLGHL from the coding sequence ATGTTGGTCTATAACCATGCGCATCTGGTGGAAACCACTATCAAATCTATTTTAAATCAAAATATTCAAGGATTTGAGTTTATTATTAGTGATGATTGTTCAACAGATACGACATGGGACGTTTTGCAGACATTAGCCACCCAATATCCACAAATTCGCTTAATTCGCACACCTTATAATATGGGTATGGCAGGCAATGCCAACTTTGCGGCCTCTCATTGTCAACGAGAATATATTGCCCTTTTACATCATGATGATGAATATCGGACGGATTGCTTTCAACAATGGCTGATGATTATGGAGCAATATCCTGATACAGGTTTTGTATTCAATGATTGTGAACAACAAGGCAATCCACACTACTTTTCCCATGCATCTTGTCAGAAAAACTTCCGGCCTTGTATGCAAGGTCGTCCTTTTTTCGAGCAGGAGTTATTGCAGGGTTTTTATGTGCCTATGCGGGGGACTGCGATGATACGGCGGCGTTGTTGGGAACAGTTGGGCGGAATGCGTGAGCAGTTTGGCTTGTTAGCGGACGTTGATTTGTGGATGCGTTTGGCTCGGCAATGGTCTGTCGCGTATGTTGCTGAACCTGTAATCAATGTCCGTCATGAGCGGGTGAAGAATTATCCGACAGAGTATGCCCATTTTACATGGCGACGTTTGAAGTTAATGCATAGTATTCATGCCACGAATATTCAGGAGTATTACGGTAAAAATTATCGTTATACCGCGAAATGGTGGCGATTTCGCTATTTAGTCAGTTTAGAAAATAGTAAGTGGTTAGCTTATGCCGTTGTGCGTAAACGTTGGCAGATGTTGCGAGATGCACATGAAGTTGCCAGTCCTTATGAATTTTTTCCTGTTAAATGGTTACGTTTTATTCTCTCTCACTCGCTAGGGCATTTATGA
- a CDS encoding glycosyltransferase family 4 protein, with the protein MTKKYKLALLPYHPVPYQVPFYRALHAYPDIDETVLYLAKRGIEEKYEQEWNTVIKWDIPLLEGYHYKFMWNMTFNDQKAIIERINPGLLLEIGRKKYDAILITGYNFISVYIALLAAKISGTKVILRAEATLGNPSTSFRRKIKKYLLSWLLARCDAVMYSCEANRQYFKYFGATDNKLFPLLSSVDNTYLQAAQPQAVQQARQLRQEQGIAQDASVFLFVGRFTERKRPQDIITAFAQANLSNSWLIFVGDGPLRAELTQQAEQLGVKNIIFTGFKNSSEIPAYLALADVFVLPSQYDPTPKALNEALVFGLPALVSQGIGTATDLVKDAQNGFIFEIGNTAQLANYMSKLEKNSELRITMQKASLVEVAKWTPEANAQGVMDALNYCFNEKK; encoded by the coding sequence ATGACCAAAAAATATAAACTTGCCTTATTACCCTATCATCCTGTGCCTTATCAAGTGCCGTTTTATCGCGCATTACATGCTTATCCAGATATCGATGAAACCGTTTTATATTTAGCAAAACGGGGAATAGAGGAAAAGTATGAACAAGAATGGAACACGGTGATTAAGTGGGATATTCCTTTATTAGAAGGCTATCACTATAAATTTATGTGGAATATGACGTTTAATGATCAAAAAGCGATTATTGAACGGATAAATCCAGGTTTGCTATTAGAAATTGGACGTAAAAAATACGATGCGATTTTGATAACAGGCTACAATTTTATCAGTGTTTACATTGCATTATTAGCCGCCAAAATTTCTGGAACAAAAGTTATTTTGCGTGCTGAGGCAACGCTGGGTAATCCTTCTACCTCTTTTCGGCGCAAAATTAAAAAATACTTGCTTTCGTGGTTATTAGCACGTTGTGATGCAGTAATGTACAGTTGCGAAGCAAATCGCCAATATTTTAAATACTTTGGCGCGACAGATAATAAATTATTCCCGCTCTTAAGCTCTGTCGATAATACCTACTTACAAGCAGCACAACCGCAAGCAGTACAACAAGCGCGACAATTACGCCAAGAACAAGGAATAGCACAAGATGCTAGTGTCTTTCTCTTTGTCGGACGTTTTACAGAACGAAAAAGACCACAAGATATTATTACCGCTTTTGCACAAGCAAATTTGTCCAATTCATGGTTAATTTTTGTCGGAGATGGACCTTTACGAGCTGAATTAACCCAACAAGCTGAACAGTTGGGGGTAAAAAATATCATTTTTACAGGCTTCAAAAATTCCAGTGAAATTCCTGCATATCTCGCTCTCGCTGATGTTTTTGTTCTACCTTCACAATATGACCCAACGCCAAAAGCCTTAAATGAAGCCTTAGTCTTTGGTTTACCTGCATTAGTCTCTCAAGGTATTGGAACTGCTACTGATTTAGTCAAAGATGCACAAAATGGTTTTATCTTCGAAATTGGTAATACAGCACAATTAGCCAATTATATGAGTAAATTAGAAAAAAATAGCGAATTACGGATAACAATGCAAAAAGCCAGTTTAGTAGAAGTGGCAAAATGGACTCCTGAAGCTAATGCTCAAGGAGTAATGGATGCACTTAACTACTGCTTTAACGAGAAAAAATAA
- a CDS encoding DNA cytosine methyltransferase produces the protein MKISAVDLFCGAGGLTHGFLLEKIPVHAGVDIDPTCQFPYETNNHAKFINADIANISSSEIDAFYPPDTDIKILAGCAPCQPFSAHRYKEQNKQDDPRWGLLRSFARIAKDIRPNLITMENVPNLEHHEIYNYFVEQLQESGYHVTCYKVYCPQYGVPQTRRRLVMFGSLYGEVKLPNPLPSEKYPTVRQAIAHLEPIVAGGASACDAVHRASNLTDINLRRIKASKPGGTWRDWSDDLMLECHKRPSGRGYLHVYGRMEWDKPAPTITTQCNRLGDGRFGHPSQDRAISLREAALLQTFPENYKFISDDRMVSVNNIARLIGNAVPVNLGRAIARGLLAHIK, from the coding sequence ATGAAAATTTCAGCCGTTGATTTATTTTGTGGAGCAGGTGGATTAACACATGGGTTTTTGTTGGAAAAAATTCCAGTACATGCTGGTGTGGATATAGACCCTACTTGTCAATTTCCTTATGAAACAAATAATCATGCCAAATTTATTAACGCTGATATTGCTAATATAAGTAGTAGCGAAATAGATGCGTTTTACCCACCTGATACAGATATAAAGATATTAGCAGGTTGTGCCCCCTGTCAGCCTTTTTCTGCTCACCGATATAAAGAACAAAATAAGCAAGATGACCCTAGATGGGGACTGTTGCGTTCTTTCGCACGCATCGCTAAAGATATCCGTCCTAACCTTATTACAATGGAAAATGTCCCAAATTTAGAACACCATGAAATATATAATTATTTCGTGGAGCAACTACAAGAATCAGGATATCATGTTACCTGTTATAAGGTGTATTGCCCTCAATATGGTGTTCCTCAAACACGGCGGAGGCTCGTCATGTTTGGTTCTTTATATGGTGAAGTAAAATTGCCAAACCCACTTCCTTCAGAAAAGTATCCTACTGTTCGGCAAGCTATTGCTCATCTTGAACCGATTGTTGCGGGTGGCGCTTCGGCATGTGATGCTGTTCACAGAGCGAGCAATCTAACGGATATTAATTTGCGTCGTATTAAAGCCTCTAAACCTGGAGGAACGTGGCGCGATTGGAGTGACGATTTGATGCTTGAGTGCCACAAACGACCTTCTGGAAGGGGATATTTGCATGTATATGGACGAATGGAATGGGACAAGCCAGCACCAACAATTACAACACAATGTAATCGTTTAGGGGATGGACGATTTGGTCATCCTTCCCAAGATCGAGCAATATCTCTACGAGAAGCCGCTTTATTACAAACATTCCCAGAAAATTATAAATTCATCAGTGATGATAGAATGGTCAGTGTTAATAATATTGCAAGATTAATAGGAAATGCGGTTCCTGTAAATTTAGGTAGAGCAATTGCACGTGGATTATTAGCACATATTAAATAG
- a CDS encoding CgeB family protein, with translation MKILFISDRLNTDGRSYQRKCTFEELGYTVITYPAVPVEDVRKKPLFIDRVLWKLGFQRDLTHLNQQLPILAQQHQPDIIWIEKGNTVAPATLRRLKQRLPHSKLVSFSEDDMFARHNRCWFYTWGLKEYNIVFTTKSYNCQPNELPSLGAKKVVFIDKSYDAQTHYPRILSTKEQQDLGGDVGFIGSYEKERAESLLFLAKNGIKVRIWGTGHWQTLQGQSESLLIENKPLYGENYLKGLAAFKINLCFLRKANRDLQTDRTMEIPACGGFMLAERTEEHLRLFEEDKEAVYFSSESELLEKVRYYLSHETERQAIASAARVRCINSGYSHHERLKQMLAYL, from the coding sequence ATGAAAATTCTTTTTATCTCTGACCGACTCAATACGGATGGACGTTCCTATCAACGCAAATGTACGTTTGAGGAACTAGGATATACAGTGATTACTTATCCTGCTGTTCCTGTTGAAGATGTTAGAAAAAAACCATTATTCATAGACCGAGTTTTATGGAAATTAGGATTTCAACGAGATTTAACGCATTTAAATCAACAATTACCCATACTTGCCCAGCAACATCAGCCCGACATTATCTGGATTGAAAAAGGCAATACTGTCGCCCCTGCAACGTTACGTCGCCTAAAACAACGACTGCCACATAGCAAACTGGTTTCTTTTTCTGAAGATGATATGTTTGCCCGTCATAACCGCTGTTGGTTTTATACGTGGGGGCTTAAAGAATATAACATTGTTTTTACAACTAAAAGCTATAATTGCCAACCAAACGAGCTACCTAGTTTGGGGGCTAAAAAAGTGGTTTTTATCGATAAATCTTATGATGCACAGACCCATTACCCGAGAATATTAAGTACCAAAGAACAACAAGACTTAGGGGGAGATGTTGGTTTTATTGGTTCTTATGAAAAAGAACGGGCAGAGAGTTTATTATTTTTAGCAAAAAACGGCATAAAAGTTCGTATTTGGGGAACAGGACACTGGCAAACGTTACAAGGACAATCAGAAAGTTTATTGATTGAAAATAAACCATTATATGGTGAAAATTATTTAAAAGGGTTAGCGGCATTTAAAATTAATTTATGTTTTTTGCGAAAAGCTAATCGAGACTTACAAACCGATAGAACAATGGAAATCCCAGCTTGTGGCGGGTTTATGCTAGCAGAAAGAACAGAGGAACATTTACGTTTATTTGAGGAAGATAAAGAAGCTGTTTATTTCTCATCAGAATCAGAACTTTTAGAAAAAGTTCGTTATTACTTAAGCCATGAAACGGAACGACAAGCCATTGCAAGTGCTGCCCGTGTTCGCTGTATCAACAGCGGTTATAGCCATCATGAGCGATTAAAACAAATGCTTGCTTATTTATAA
- a CDS encoding class I SAM-dependent methyltransferase, producing the protein MLSLPLEDKTPPDWQLPQDSIIESIKKPLRLAIYPHYLKMMSPILRQRFAKFDERNLPIDQWFWWPRGFEFELLRYRLNQIFTINSKSVLIAGCGQGRDVTTWLKYKPSQIVGVEYFNYRRSWDLFTEKYAEQVPIQFIQGDLTNLSDIPDNTYDIIASDAVFEHLKDLPAVLKEFYRILKPTGVMYATFGPLWYSWGGDHFSGKDNTGFNHLLLKQEDYLTYINNYERIGVTYIKNFLQENMFSYLKPYEYIDALHNQGFSKRWLGFAISPQAVDFFVTHPTIAGSLTQKASILDLFVCGISVVYQKRP; encoded by the coding sequence ATGCTATCTCTTCCCCTCGAAGATAAAACTCCACCTGATTGGCAATTACCTCAGGATAGTATTATAGAATCAATAAAAAAACCTCTAAGATTAGCTATATATCCTCATTATTTAAAAATGATGTCACCTATTTTACGGCAACGCTTTGCAAAATTTGATGAGCGTAACTTACCAATTGATCAATGGTTTTGGTGGCCAAGAGGGTTTGAATTTGAATTGCTACGTTATCGTTTGAATCAAATATTTACCATAAATAGTAAATCTGTTCTTATTGCAGGTTGTGGACAAGGACGTGATGTGACTACATGGTTAAAATATAAGCCATCTCAAATAGTGGGAGTGGAGTACTTCAATTATCGTCGTTCGTGGGATTTATTTACTGAGAAATATGCTGAACAAGTACCCATACAATTTATTCAGGGCGATTTAACAAATTTATCTGATATTCCTGATAACACATATGACATCATCGCCTCAGATGCTGTGTTTGAGCATTTGAAAGATTTACCAGCTGTTTTAAAAGAATTTTATCGAATCCTGAAGCCTACAGGGGTTATGTACGCAACCTTTGGACCATTATGGTATAGCTGGGGCGGAGATCATTTTTCGGGTAAGGATAATACAGGGTTCAATCATCTTTTATTAAAGCAAGAGGATTATTTAACATATATCAATAATTATGAGCGTATTGGAGTTACTTATATAAAGAATTTTTTGCAAGAAAATATGTTTAGTTATTTAAAACCTTATGAATATATCGACGCATTGCATAATCAAGGATTCTCAAAGCGGTGGTTAGGTTTTGCTATTTCACCACAAGCCGTTGATTTTTTTGTGACACATCCAACAATTGCAGGTTCTTTAACTCAAAAAGCCTCAATATTGGATTTATTTGTTTGCGGGATTAGTGTTGTTTATCAAAAAAGACCATGA
- a CDS encoding glycosyltransferase family 4 protein: MKVTTSCYNRFWIFDEAYQLQRLGVLHRLINDYPKFMTRRWQIADDKVTSLLLNGIYGRVTRKVFPWVSFQTRSQITHSSILFFAKRLPHYLPLDSDIFIGLTTYSLETIERAKQHGITTLVERGSFHPKTEFDLLREECQRWGGSVAHLQKHYDWVIARENAEYQAADHIMVLSNPAKKSMIAEGIPAEKVFVNQCGVDLQLFQPAEKQDTVFRVIQCGGIDQRKGVPYLLQAFSELKLPNSELWFIGGGLETSNLQSVIQKYRADNIVFKGGFPQQELAKLYTQGSVLVLASITDGFGMVVPQAMACGLPVVVTENVGASDLVTEGENGFIVPIRKVEALKEKLLYLYEHQQRAKAMGLAAYQAVKQGQTWDDYGERLVSFLKRVHPQ; this comes from the coding sequence ATGAAAGTCACAACCTCTTGTTATAACCGTTTTTGGATTTTTGATGAAGCTTATCAATTGCAACGTTTAGGCGTGTTGCATCGGTTGATTAATGATTATCCTAAATTCATGACCCGTCGCTGGCAGATTGCAGACGATAAGGTTACTTCTTTGTTACTAAACGGGATTTATGGGCGAGTAACGCGCAAAGTGTTTCCATGGGTTTCTTTTCAAACACGTAGCCAGATTACTCACTCCAGTATTCTATTCTTTGCAAAACGACTCCCACATTATTTGCCTTTAGATTCAGATATTTTTATTGGTTTAACAACGTATTCATTAGAAACCATAGAGCGTGCAAAACAGCATGGCATCACAACCTTAGTGGAGCGTGGTAGTTTTCATCCTAAAACTGAGTTCGATTTGTTACGAGAGGAATGTCAACGGTGGGGCGGTAGCGTTGCGCACTTACAGAAGCATTATGATTGGGTAATTGCACGAGAAAATGCGGAGTATCAAGCGGCTGACCATATCATGGTGTTGAGTAATCCTGCTAAAAAAAGCATGATAGCCGAGGGTATTCCTGCTGAAAAAGTTTTTGTTAATCAATGTGGTGTTGATTTGCAACTGTTTCAGCCGGCTGAAAAACAAGATACGGTTTTTCGGGTTATTCAATGTGGTGGGATAGACCAGCGCAAAGGAGTGCCGTATTTATTGCAGGCTTTTAGCGAGTTAAAACTACCCAATTCTGAATTATGGTTTATTGGGGGGGGGCTGGAAACCTCTAATTTACAATCTGTTATTCAAAAGTATCGGGCGGATAATATTGTTTTTAAAGGGGGTTTTCCACAGCAAGAATTAGCAAAATTATATACTCAGGGGTCTGTGCTTGTCCTTGCTTCAATTACCGATGGATTTGGGATGGTTGTCCCTCAGGCGATGGCTTGCGGTTTGCCCGTTGTAGTCACAGAAAATGTGGGAGCGAGTGATTTAGTGACTGAGGGTGAAAATGGCTTTATTGTTCCGATTAGAAAGGTTGAAGCCTTAAAGGAAAAATTGCTTTATTTATATGAGCATCAACAGAGGGCTAAAGCGATGGGTTTGGCGGCTTATCAAGCTGTTAAGCAAGGGCAAACATGGGATGATTATGGCGAGCGGTTGGTGAGTTTTTTAAAGCGAGTACATCCTCAATAA
- a CDS encoding response regulator — protein sequence MKPQIVIIDDNTEFNEPFLVQSRKTYGSDNVFLYKKSKDGLDHIIKNMDKAMVVVLDIKFSTGEENGHQILEHVRQQTQLIPVIIWSAYGNSPKEDFTDFVNNHAFSIINKSDGLKIFDEIQKAVSFLNLRVDVVLEQWLSAKNDRSELILATKSGKTYSANDLLKEIRLQTEQGIKLQNNIIYLAIDLLFQGERNI from the coding sequence ATGAAACCTCAAATAGTCATTATAGATGATAATACTGAGTTCAATGAACCATTCCTTGTTCAGTCTAGGAAAACATATGGTTCGGATAATGTATTTTTATATAAAAAATCTAAAGATGGGCTAGACCATATTATCAAGAATATGGATAAGGCTATGGTGGTTGTGTTGGATATTAAGTTTTCAACTGGAGAAGAGAATGGGCATCAAATCCTTGAACATGTCCGACAACAAACACAATTAATTCCCGTTATTATTTGGAGTGCATATGGTAATAGTCCAAAAGAAGATTTTACTGATTTTGTGAATAACCATGCATTTTCTATTATTAACAAAAGTGATGGGTTGAAGATTTTTGACGAGATTCAGAAAGCTGTTTCCTTTCTGAATCTTAGAGTTGATGTTGTGCTTGAGCAATGGTTATCTGCGAAAAACGATAGAAGTGAATTAATACTCGCTACAAAGTCTGGAAAAACTTACAGTGCGAATGACCTACTCAAGGAAATTAGATTACAGACAGAACAAGGGATAAAACTACAAAATAACATAATTTATTTGGCAATAGACTTACTTTTCCAAGGAGAACGGAATATCTGA
- a CDS encoding IS5 family transposase (programmed frameshift): MSRRYALTDEQWSKLEPLLPGRKGHVGMTAKDNRLFIDAVLFRYRSGIPWRDLPERFGDFRVVHTRFSRWSQKGVWERVFKILSADADNEYAMIDSTIVRAHQHSSGGGADEAIGRSAGGLSTKINSVVDALGNPTLFFLTAGQASDLEGADALIPQIKANALLADKAYDADERVRDVLKQKSIEPVIPFRKNRLNPPDYDKALYKARYLIEHFFGKLKQYRAIATRYDKRARNFLSGVYLASTLILLA; this comes from the exons ATGAGTCGTCGCTATGCCTTAACCGATGAACAATGGTCAAAACTAGAACCGCTACTCCCTGGGCGTAAAGGACATGTCGGGATGACGGCTAAAGATAACCGCTTGTTTATTGATGCTGTTCTATTCCGTTATCGCAGTGGCATTCCTTGGCGCGACCTTCCCGAACGCTTTGGTGATTTCCGTGTTGTCCATACCCGCTTCAGTCGTTGGTCTCAGAAAGGTGTCTGGGAACGTGTTTTCAAGATACTAAGTGCCGATGCTGATAACGAATATGCCATGATAGACAGCACTATAGTTAGAGCGCATCAACATAGTAGTGGTGGTGGCGCGGATGAAGCCATTGGACGTAGCGCAGGGGGTTTAAGTACCAAGATTAACTCCGTTGTTGACGCACTGGGCAATCCGACCCTTTTTT TTTTGACTGCGGGACAGGCAAGCGACCTTGAAGGGGCTGATGCTCTTATTCCTCAGATAAAGGCAAACGCTTTATTGGCTGATAAGGCTTATGATGCTGATGAACGGGTTAGAGATGTTTTAAAACAGAAAAGCATAGAACCTGTGATTCCGTTCAGGAAAAATCGTTTAAATCCACCTGATTATGATAAAGCTCTTTATAAGGCACGTTATTTAATCGAGCATTTCTTTGGTAAATTAAAGCAATATCGTGCAATAGCTACACGATATGATAAACGCGCTAGGAATTTCTTAAGTGGGGTTTATTTGGCTTCTACCTTGATTCTTTTAGCTTGA